The following proteins are encoded in a genomic region of Nicotiana sylvestris chromosome 4, ASM39365v2, whole genome shotgun sequence:
- the LOC104218694 gene encoding transmembrane emp24 domain-containing protein p24delta9-like has translation MIPRMPIILILMFLARQIQSVQFEVLSGHTKCIAEDIKSHSMTVGKYHIVNPNDGHPLPDTHKVTVRVTSTYGNTYHYSDNVPEGHFAFETTEAGDYMACFYAADHKPPITLTVDFDWKSGVAAKDWTSVAKKGSVELMELELKKMYEHVQNIHDEMFYLREREEEMQELNRSTNSKMAWMTGLSIFICLSVAGLQLWHLKTFFEKKKLI, from the exons ATGATTCCCAGGATGCCAATAATTCTAATCTTGATGTTTTTGGCTAGGCAAATACAGTCAGTGCAATTCGAAGTGTTATCAGGTCACACAAAATGCATAGCTGAAGACATAAAGAGTCATTCCATGACAGTTGGCAAGTACCATATCGTCAATCCCAATGATGGCCATCCTTTACCTGATACTCACAAAGTCACCGTCAgg GTGACATCTACGTACGGGAATACCTATCATTATTCAGACAATGTTCCGGAGGGGCATTTTGCTTTTGAGACTACGGAAGCTGGAGATTATATGGCTTGCTTCTATGCTGCTGATCACAAGCCCCCCATTACTCTGACTGTCGATTTTGACTGGAAATCTGGTGTAGCTGCTAAGGACTGGACAAGTGTTGCCAAGAAAGGCTCTGTTGAA CTAATGGAATTAGAATTGAAGAAGATGTATGAACATGTTCAAAACATCCATGATGAGATGTTTTATCTCCGCGAAAG GGAGGAAGAAATGCAAGAACTTAACAGATCAACCAACTCCAAAATGGCTTGGATGACTGGCCTGTCAATCTTTATATGCTTATCTGTGGCAGGGTTGCAGTTGTGGCATTTGAAAACCTTTTTCGAAAAGAAGAAGCTAATTTAA